The Jaculus jaculus isolate mJacJac1 chromosome 1, mJacJac1.mat.Y.cur, whole genome shotgun sequence nucleotide sequence AATGTCGACACAGTGTACTAAAAGACAAAAGCTGGCCAATGAAAGAAAGTAATCTTAAATATATGAAGTATTTATACTAGCCAGAGTCATATGAATaggcagagagatggaatgggcaACATAGGGATTTCTTATGTAGGGTCTATCAGTCTTCTCTGAAGGACTATGAGTTTTGGCTATCTAAAGTAAAATTTTGTGGAGTGGTCATTGTGGTGTTGTGCACtaaaaaagtgataaaaatttAGATTTTATGGTAAGTATTTTTACCAGCTGtaaacaaaaatcaagataaaCTTTGTGTATCCTCTGTGGAATTCTTAGGATGATCATTATTAAGTGTGAAATTATGGGAAATATGCCTGAGGTGGATAATTAGATTCACATCCCAGAGTATTCCAATTAAACTCAAGAACGGTGAATTCCACAGTGGCATTCATCACTGCCAGTTCTCAGTCCTTCTGTAAATTGCCTCATGAGTGTCTCTACAACCCAAAGCTATTATAAGTAGGACATTTccagagaatgagaaaaagagatgTGTGTCACAACTAGTAGTAAGTCTTTCATGTTTTtccttcatggtttttttttttttgttgtttttacagAAAAGTAGAAATTACTTCTGAGTAACAATCTGAGGGCAAATTTATCTATATTTTAAGTCATTGAATTCAGGATTGTctaattgtgatcctcctacctctgcttttttagtgctgggattaaaggtgtgggccaccatgccctgctccatgcttgtttcttatttcacaGTGGGCATGatataaaatgagaaagagaaatggattgTGGTTTTATGTTCCCTAGTTATAACTTGTCAAATTTTATTTCAGgaagttttatatatgtatacacatatattcatgtatatgcataaaaatagaaagtatCAAAAAAGTATACATACAAAATGTCAGGATTTTTTACAATTTTACAATTCACTGGCCAACTATAACCTTAACTTTTTACAGTACATGAATACATGCTTTCACTTAGGGACCGTGTATAAAGAAGTAGAGCAGGGATGCAGGCTGTGAAGAGGAGCAATTACATTTACAATAGTTAGCATTACATATTAGTGTATATCCAGACGCTAAGTGACCTTGAAATTTGCTTGTTCAAGATCAactagttgttatctttcagcagTGGATGTCAACCATATGGATTATCACTTTCTTTGCTGAACCAAAATAAGAACAATTTCCCTAGATATCTCTAGAGAAAATTGAACTTTTGAATACCATTTACTAAAATGGCACTCTTTTGGGCCTTAAGCAGTAGACTCTGAAGTGCAATTATGGGCTAACATTAggtatattttcatttgttttgatcTTACTTGATACACTGATGATTTCATACTGGTGCAAAGGAGTAGGAAAGCTGTGCTCATTACCACAGTGTTTAAGGCCATCATCTCCATCTTCAGGAATGAGGGTTATTTTCACAGAGAGATCATATCCGTAGTACCACGAGATTGAGGAGTTCCTCATAGTAGGGGTGGTAAGAGGTTGATTGCAGGCATTCACTTTGTAACTGACTCAGTGTCTTCAGAATTTTTAATGAGTCAatataaacaaatgaagaaacaaaccaaaaatttaaGAACCATTAACAACAGTGGATTCTTGTTGAGACTTTTTCTTACTTCTCATGTTCCCTGAATTTTTGCTCATTCATTTGTAATTTAACAGCCTACAAGATTGAAATTGGTTATACTCTTGTATAACCTGATTAGGGCCAAAGACACTTACTTTTGGGGAagatttctcattatttatttactttgttgatAGGAGTCAGGGGCACCTGCGCAGCTTCTCCTTCCTTAACTCAACGTATATGTTCTCTAGGCACAGCTGGGTCACAAGTATATTGTCTGTTCTATTATCACAGGCTTGCCTTCTTGTAGAAAAGCCCTAACTATGACTCAATATTCTGCTTCCATGAgcttgaaattttaaattttgaaccGGTGCCTTCACATTTCCAGTCTGACGTGGCCCAGTAGTTTATGTATTTGGTCTGAGTTTCAGGTTTTGTATCTTTTAATTCTTTCTGCCATTGCATTATCTTTCAGTTTCTACTTGTACTGCAAAGAACATCCCTAGGAAACCAGATAGTTTCTTGTTTCAAACTTGCAATCATCCTCTGGCAATACATAGGCAGCAAgacttgtagttttcttttttgaggaacctatctatttttaattaaaactttttttaatctttaggaTTTCTCCAAATACCTTGCATATGTTAGACAGgggttctaccactgagttacatacaTAGCCAGATGAGCACATCTTACagcatttatttctctcttgtGTGTTGTTTAGTTCCACCTTTGCAGGTAATTCATTATCTCTCATAACTCAGAACTTATAAGTCAAAATGTTAAAATTCATGAGACTGTCTTTTCAACTAGTCCTCTTACAAATCAACACAAGGATAATTTATGATTCTATCTGTTTAAATATATAGCTGAAATtcttatcttgtttatttttctctgttctgGTAACCACCAAATATTATCTTTCTGGGGCTTCTTGGGTGTGGAAGATCTTGAAAACATCTGCAAGAAGATCTCCTCTCTCAtttatgactgaataaaactACTAAAGAACATAATAGTGCAAGACCAATTGAAACTATCTGTGAATTTTATTGAATTATGCACTTCTAAGAAATATAATTACACAAATAGAGAAAAGTAAAAGGACTTCaccacataaatttttaaaaatgtctcagGCATGTCTATATCATTCATTCTGTCTTGTGTTACTTATTTTGCTGTTTTAGTAATTCAACATGTAAAATTGACCATTATGGGATACCAATTAATAAGAAATTGTCCCTATTCTTAAAATGCTTAAATACAAAATGGATGTGTTACTGTGATATGAATGTAATTAGCATTAATCACAAATGATTTGGATAGGATGGAACTAGACAATACAAAGAAATTATAGTGGGTTCATATTTTATGCAAGTAAGATTACAAGTGCCTGTAAGCAATTAACTTGGGATACCAAGGTAGGaagtatagtatatatgtatatgtgtgtgtgtgtgtatgtatgtgtatatatatatatatatatatatatatatatgtatgtatgtatatatgtcatgAAGAGATGAAGAGATAAAGCTAATTCCTTATGGATGTTAGTATTAGTAATACATACAAATttacatattataataaaaatttaagacaaaTACAAGTGAAATAATAGCCTGGTAAAAAATGCACATGAGGTATAGTAAGTTCTAGTttggaaaatgtattttaaaataacattctttaaaatgttattaactTTTATCTTTTTGCATATATGATTTACCTAGTTTCCAGTGAAGCTGCTGGCTCTCAGGCAATGTCCATCACCAACTGCACGCTGATAACAGAATTCATTTTACTCGGGCTCACTGATCGCCCAGAACTGCAGCCTCTCCTCTTTGTACTGTTTCTCATTGTTTACACCGTCACTGTCTCAGGCAACATGGGCATGATAGTGCTAATCAGAATAGACTCTCGTCTTCACactcccatgtacttcttcctcacTAACTTGGCATTTGTGGATTTGTGCTACACGTCCACTGCAACCCCTCAGATGTTGACTAATTTCTTATCAGAGAAGAAGACCATTTCCTTTGTTGGCTGCTTTATACagtgttaccttttcattgctcttCTCCTCACAGAGTTTTATATACTGGCAGCCATGGCCTATGACCGCTATGTGGCCATATGCAACCCTCTGCACTACAGTGTGAAAATGTCCAGGCGAGTCTGCATCTTTTTGGCCCTATTTCCTTATGTCTATGGATTCTCAGATGGGCtattccaggccattctgacTTTCAGAATGACCTTCTGCAGATCCAATGTCATCAACCACTTCTACTGTGCTGATCCCCCACTCATCAAGCTTTCTTGCTCTGACACTTATGTCAAAGAACATGCTATGCTAATATCAGCAGGCTTCAACCTCTCCAGTTCTCTCACCATAATCCTCATGTCTTATGCCTTCATTATTGTTGCCATTCTCCGGATCAAGTCAGCAGAGGGAAGGCACAAGGCATTCTCCACCTGTGGCTCCCACATGATGGCTGTCACCTTATTTTATGGCACTCTGTTCTGTATGTATGTAAGACCCCCAACTGATAAGACTGTGGAGGAATCGAAAGTGATTGCTGTCTTCTACACCTTTGTAAGTCCAGTGCTGAATCCATTGATCTACAGCCTGAGAAACAAAGATGTAAAACAGGCCTTGAAATCCATCCTCAGAAGAAATACTATCATGATGAGATAAATGACTTCAGTTACTTGGAAAGTGTGTGTATTATTTGGCTCAATGTGCTTccattttgaaaatgtattttaatattctCTCTAGGTTATCTTAAATGTTTTAGTTAAAATGATAATGCCTGCCAATAAGTGACCTGCTATTATTTACTTATAATTACCACTCATGTGAGCTTAACAAGTTTGTCAGAGTTTGTATATATTGCAATTGTTTAAATAACTCATGTCTATAGTGAATCACGTAGTTGCTATAAAATGCATAGCATGCCTCGATCattaaaatacacacatttacaaAACTAACATATAATCCATTAAAACAAAGGCAGAATGTTTAGAGGCCAGGGAGGTCCTAAGATGTCCCCAAGGATGCATAGATCTCAGTTCCATGGATCCCAAATTTGGGTCCTGTTCCAATTCATCCAAAAACTGAGAACGCCGAGGATGGTAAATAAGGAATTATGAAGGATATTGAAGAGAATTAGGATCCAGAGAGAAAGCTAGCAGGGAATCCCAAGCAAATGAATTTTTCCTAATTCCAAGCACACTGAGAGGAGGGGTACAGAGGAAGTCTCCCTGTTATCTCCAGGGAAGATGCCTCTGGGCAATGGAAGGCAAAGCAGAAGTGCCAAAGCCAAATGATTTCCCTCCCCTAGGGGTCAGAGAAGACCAAGAGACAGAATAAGGAGCTCAGAGCTTAAAGAGAGCACACAGGATGCAAAGCAATaatgaacacaaaagcaaaagaaTAAAGTGCCCAACGAGGAACCAAGAGGGTCACCTCTCCCATAGGAAAGAGCCACACCCTTACCAGAGGAGCCAGAAAGCTCGGGTCTAAGGCAAGAAGAGTCAAGAACATTTGCACATGTGACTCGGCTCCTTAATATGAGCCAAACAACCAAGAAcaatgagcctcatcatcagactctCGTGTGAGATACCTGATTGGCTGGTGGGCTCGAAAGGCTGACCTCAGTAGGAGATAGCCCACAGGTGTGCTAAGCCCAGAAAAGTTGAAGAAGCATGAAGTCCTTCTGAGGAATTGTTGCTTGAAGCCATCTTGGAAGAGGTTGTGTCAGGTGCTGGTTTTAATCCTTCTTAGAAGAAGTCTAGTAGCTTTGTCAGACATTTAGAGTGATTGGACCCCTGAACATATCCTTGCAAGTCTTCACTTTGCTAGAAATCAAAAGTATGACCTGACTTCGTAtgtcttccctagatctgtttttccacaagcaaCCTGGGTCCTTCCTGGAAGAAGgtcttctttcctaggatttaatcctaacattgtaaTTGGTCAAGTTTAGGCCCAAGTACTTTCCTGACCCTTAACACCCCACTTCACTTCCAGGGCAgacaaggtggcatccatgttctccttgggcctcttTCCCTGGCTGATTGTCTACCAAAAAGTATTCTGCATTGAAATACTTCCTTGGCATTTATAAAGAAGAATTGAAATCAATATTTTGCTTTTCATGTTCATTACAACATGATAAGCAACGGGCAAATAATGGAGAGCACTCTGTTGTGTTCTAGAAGATGACTACATTAAAATGCAGTATATAAATGCATTGGCTTATTATTCAGCCTTATAGTAAAGCGATTCTGCTATATGTGACAATCATCGACGCATTGTcctaaaagaaagaagccagccaatgaaggaaaataatcttaaatatatGAAGAATTTATACTAGCCAAAGTCATATGAACAGAGCAGAGAGGTGGAATGGGTAACTTAGGTAACATAGGGATTTCTTATTTAAGGTCTATAAATGTTATCTGTGAAGGAAGATCAGTTTTGGCTATCTAAAGTAAAATTTTCTCTCTGGCATGGTTACCATAGACTTGTgcactaaaaaagtaaaaagaatttaGATTTTATGGTAAATATTTTTACCAGCTGAAAGTAAAATCAAGATAAACTTTGTTTATCCTCTACAGATTTCATTGGATGGGCATCATTAAGTATGAAATTATGGGAAATATTCCTGAGGTGGATAATTATATTCATATCCCAGAATATTCCAATTAAGCTCAAGAAGGGTAAATTCCACTGAGACATTCATCACTGCTAGTCCTCAGTCCCTCAGTAAATTGCTTTAAGCGTGTCTCCACCACCCTAATGCTGGTATAAGTAGGACATAAGATTGAGCTTTCAGAAGCACTGATAAATTTCCAGAGAATGAGAAAAGAGATGTGTGTTACAACTAGAAGTAAGTCTTTGAGCTTTTACCTCCATTTTTTTCCCAGTAAAATAGAAATTATTGTAGAGTAAAAAATTGAGGGCAAATTTATCTATAATTTAGTGCATTAAAAGTCAGGATTGGGAGATGGGCATTGGTggcccatgactttaatcccagcactcgggaggcagaggtaggaggatcgctttgagtttcaggccatcctgagactacacagtgaattccaggccagcctggactagagtgagaccctaccttgaaaaacaaaaacaacaagaacaaaaaatgtcaaaattggctgaaggcaatcctcctacttctgccttctgagtgctgggattaaagatgtgggccgcCATGCTGGCTCCATGCTTGGTCTCTTATCTCACAGTGGGCATGAGATAAAACGACAAAGCGAAATGGACTGTGGCTTTCTATTCCCTGCTTATAACTTTTCACACATTATTTCAGGATGttttatacacatgcacacatatattcatgtatatgcaTAAAAATAGAATGTACCAAAAATATATGAAGAACAAAAAGTCAGGGTTTTGTACAATTTTACAATATACTGGCCAACTATAACCTTAACTTTTTATAGTAAATGAAGACATGCTTTCTTTAAGAGACTGTATACAAAGAAGTAGAGTATGGATGCAGGCTGTGAAGAGAAACAATTACATTTACAATAGTTAGCATTGTAATGTATatgtaatgtatatgtatattagtgTATATCAGCTACTGGATATGCTAGCAAACATTTTCATCCAAAAGTTAAGTGATTAGAAATTTGCTTATTCATGATCAGCTAGTTGTTATCTTTTTGCAGTGCATGTCAACCATATGGATTATCTCTTATTTTAcaggaataaaataagaaaattttcccTAGATATCTTTAGAGAAAATTGAACTTTTGAACACCATTTACTAAAGTTATAACCTGGCACTCTCTTTGGTCCTAAGCATTAGACTTTGAAGTGCAGTTATGGGATAACATTAGGTATATTTTCATTTGGTTTGATCTTAGTTGATACATTGATGATCTCACACTGGCACAAAGGATTGGGAAAGCTGTACTCACTACCTCAGAGTTTAAGGCCATCTTCAGAGGAGGAATGAGGGTTATTTTCACAGAGAGATCATATCCTTAGTACCACGAGATTGAGGAGTTCCTCATAGTAGGGGTGGTAAGAGGTTGATTGCAGGCATTCACTTTGTAACTGACTCAGTGTCTTCAGagtcaatataaataaatgagtcaatataaataaatgaagaaacaaaccaaaaatttaaGAACCATTACAACAGTGAATTCTTGTTGAGACTTTTTCTTACTTCTCATGTTCCCTGAATTTTTGCTCATTCATTTGTAATTTATCAGCCTACAAAATTTATGCTTTTGAAATTGGTTATACTCTTGTATAACCTGATTAGGGCCAAAGACACTTACTTTTGGGAAAGAtttctcaatatttatttactttggagtCAGGGGCACCTGTGCAGCTTCTCCTTCCTTAACTCCACTGTGAATTCTTACTGTATATGTCCACCAGGCACAGCTGGGTCACAAGTATATTGTCTGTTCTATTATTACAGGCTTGCCTTCTTGTTAAAAAGCCCTAACTATGACTCAATATTCTGCTTCCATGAGcttgaagtttttaaattttgaaccGGTGTCTTCACATTTCCAGTCTGACTTGGCCCAGTAGTTTATGTATTTGGTCTGAGTTTTAGGTTTTGtatcttttcattctttctgccattgcATTATCTTTCGGTTTCTACTTGTACTACAAAGTACATCCCTAGGAAACCAGATGGTTTCTTGTTTCAAACTTGCAATCATCCTCTGGCAATACACAGGCAACCAgacttgtgcttttcttttttgaggaacctatctttttaaaattacaactttttttttttttaatcttgaggATTACTCCAACTGTCTTGCATATGTTagggcctctactactgagtatATACATAGACAGATGAGCATATTTCACTCACAGCATTTAATTCTCTCTTGTGAATAGTGTAGTTCCATTTACTGGTAATTGCATTAACTCTCAGAACTTAGAACGTATAAGTCAAAGAAGTTTAAAATTTATGAGACTGAGTTGTCTACTAGTCCTCTTACAAAAATACAAGGATAATTTATAATTCTGTCTGTTTAAATGTATAGCTgaaattcttgtttatttttctctgttccaGTAACCACCATTTGTTATCTTTCTGGGGCTTCTTGGATATGGAAGATTTTGAAAATATGCACAAAAGGGTCTCCTGTAGCTCAGACTTGCGTCAAATTGCCTATGAAAACAGAGATGATCTTAAACATCTGaacctcctgcttccacctccaaaGTACTAGCTCTTGAATTGCAGGTTTGTGTGTCCACACCCAGTTCTACTGTGTTAATGATCAAACTCCATGCTTTGCTCATGATAGGCCAAGCCTTTTACCAAGTGAGGAAAATTTCTCATCCTAGAAAATTCTTGAAAAGCAGCTTCAACAACCTCTGT carries:
- the LOC123457614 gene encoding olfactory receptor 5M11, with protein sequence MSITNCTLITEFILLGLTDRPELQPLLFVLFLIVYTVTVSGNMGMIVLIRIDSRLHTPMYFFLTNLAFVDLCYTSTATPQMLTNFLSEKKTISFVGCFIQCYLFIALLLTEFYILAAMAYDRYVAICNPLHYSVKMSRRVCIFLALFPYVYGFSDGLFQAILTFRMTFCRSNVINHFYCADPPLIKLSCSDTYVKEHAMLISAGFNLSSSLTIILMSYAFIIVAILRIKSAEGRHKAFSTCGSHMMAVTLFYGTLFCMYVRPPTDKTVEESKVIAVFYTFVSPVLNPLIYSLRNKDVKQALKSILRRNTIMMR